Sequence from the Fodinibius salicampi genome:
ATCCAGATCCTTTAGCCGTCCATTCTCGAGATTATAGATCCAGCCGTGAACCGTTAAATTATCTCGCTGCTCCCAGGCGTCGGTAACAATATTCGTCTCTGCTATATTTTTTACTTGCTCCTGCACGTTTAGCTCACAGAGGAGATCATGCTTTTCGTCAAATGACAGGACCTGCAGCTGATCGCTGTGCAAGCGGGCCACATCCCGGATATATTCGAGCCAGTTATCAATAAGGCCCAGTTTCTGATCCTCAAGGGCTGCCTTAACGCCGCCGCATCCGTAGTGACCACATACTACAATATGCTCAACCTCAAGCGCTTCAACGGCATATTGGAGTACAGAAAGCAGGTTCAGATCAGAATGAACCACCATATTTGCAATATTGCGGTGGACAAACATTTCGCCCGGCGGCAGGTCCATGATTTGGTTGGCCGGTACACGACTGTCTGAACAGCCAATCCAAAGCAAGTTCGGCTGTTGTCCTTTTGAGAGGCGTTCAAAAAGCTCTGGATTCTTTTCCTTTTGCGTTTTCGCCCATTCTTTATTTTGATCTAAAAGAGATTGTAGGGTATCCACGAATATATGTGATTTGTTTGTGGTTTATTTATGCGTTCAATAACCGACCTGAACGGTTATTGGCAGTTAACTAAAATAAGTTACTGCATAATAAAAATGATCTCTAATCAAGAGGCAAATAAAAAACAGGAGGGAGGTATGTAGAAATAATATTATTCATCTGGAGATAGAGATACCGTATCGGTACCGGCCAGTTTCTCTACGTGGCAGGGGCCACTGCGAAAAGCGTATTCTTCGCTAAAATGAAGACTTTCTTTTGTGCCTTTAACCAAAACAATTTCTTTGGTTTCACTTAACTCTCCAAAGAAACCATCATGCATAATGGTATAGGTTCCGGTATTAAATTCATAGCAGTTATTATTTTCACAAATATCATATTCATTACCGGTCTGCTTATTCGTCACCTCAATTTCAACAGAATCCGCGGGTTCTTCATTGGGCCCAAGAACGGTTATCGTATGTATGACAAACTCATCCGTACAGGCATAGGGTGCTTCGCTGTTTGAGCAGTATTGGAACAGCAAGAGCGTCAGGATGAGAAAAGTTATCCATAGAATATCTCTCATAAGCGGTTATCAGTTAAGGATTAAGGTCTCCGACTGGTACTATCTTAGATGTAGATATACACATCAAAGCTAGGTAATAACTACTGAATAGTTGATTAATTTTTAAGTAGAAAGCCGTTAGGGGGCATAACACGTGGGGTTAAGGGTCGTAACACGTCGTGTTAAGAGGATAAAAACGGCCTGAGGTTTGGCGAGCCGCTATCGGTGGATTTAAATTTCTCTTTTTGTGGGGGGGGGATTTTGAGTTTAAAGTATCAATATCTTTTCAGTTATCAATGTTTTCCCAAACCATTGCTACTTTTCCTTTGGTACGCATGTTTTCAATATAGCTGATGACTTTAGGTATTTCTTTATATAAGAATAAGTTTTATCAATATTAACGTTAATTTTACCCTCCTTGATCAACGTTGACAATGTCTCTAAATCAGTGGTGTTCACTTCAGCGGTAAACTGAGCCAAAGGGTACTAGCTGAAAACATTAACCAGAATGTGGTTACTCTTCAAATTAGGTTTTTCAACATCTTCTAATTGAAGATTTTTTTGTCCTCCATATTTAGATTTTGTAATAGCTTTCATTTTATTTTTTTCCTAGTTGAAGAATTGGATTTTTGGGGAAATGCAATGTAAGTCCTAAACGCATAATCGGCAGACGCCGGAGTTTTTAATTATTTGTAAAAGAAAGGTTAGCTAAAAAATGGGGAGCGGGCAAGGCTTGTCCGTTTGAAAAGCGTGTTATACCAAAATTTATAGCAATAGTTGATAAATTGCCGTTAATTCAAGATCGTATCTAGAGACGTTACTTGAAATAAAAGTGCTGTAATCATAATTAATCTATGGAGATGAGAAGACTTTTCCCGTTCGTCATATTCTTTTTTTTAGCAAGCTGTACATCCAATTCAGTTCCAGATGAAGTTATTCATCCGGTACCCGATAAATTGCCTCCTGATGAAAACATTAGTTTCACAATTGATATAGAAGCAGCACAAGAAAGTCGGGAAATCCCCGATTTTTCCGGGAATATTCACTCATCAATTGATCAAGATGCTTCTGGCTCAGAACTATATGAGCTGGAGGATGTAACCATTGACGGAAATGGGTACGTCTATACCAGAACTCTTGAATCAAACTCGATTGAGGTCTATGATTTTGACGGGAATTATCATTACACAATTGGCAGAGAGGGCAGAGGCCCGGGTGAGTTCACTAACCTGCGGGCAATGGATTTTGATCCCTCATATGAGAACCTGTATGTGCTCGAAATGAATGAAATTGAGATCTTTTCAAGGTCTGAATATGGGCAATTTGAACCAACAAATACCATTTATCATGGCTTAAATCTTCCGGCTGATATATGTGTATTGAGGGATAACATATATGTGAGCGGTATGAGTTTATCAACGCTGGATGCGCCGAGTGCCCCGAACGACCCTCTGTCTATTTTTCAATTCAAAGACGCTTCAATACATTCATTCAATGTGGATAGCGGTGAACATACAGACTCGTTTGGTCAAACTTACAATTCCTACTCAGGTAACCCAATTGCAGATGCAAACTTATCAAGAACGTTTCTGTCATGTAATGAAACTACCAACACAATTGTTGGCTTGTTCGCTAATTATGGATATTTCTTTGGTTATGATTTGCAGGGTGAATCAAAATGGATATCCAAAGTCAATAACTTCAAAAGTCTTAAGATAAGAGAAACCGGCATACATTCACCTACCCCAGGTTATGGAGGAGTGCCTAATTCAACAGCCGATTTCTTTACTCCATTTAGAGAGACTGATTTACAGATGGAACTGATCCAGATAATACGTGATGATGCTGAAGTATCTACGTTGTATCTGGATTCAGAAACTGGCGAATTAATTTTTGGAGGCTCTTCTTCAATTATACCCGTTTCAAAAACTCAAAATGTTGGCGCTACGATCACATTGCACGACGATGAGTATCATTCTATGTCAATTCAAACAATAGAATTTGAGTAAATACTACCAATCGAATGAATTAATGAAGATCCGATCTGAATTTTGAGTATAACGATCTGGCGCATAAGGGGCAGGCGCCGGAATGTCGAATTAGTTTAAATCGAAAGATTAACTAATAAATGGAAGTGAAGCAAGGTGATGACGAGCCCCCAGTCGTTCAACCCGTACGTCTAAAGGGGAGATAGTAAATTAAGCCATGTGTGGGACTTGGGAATTGGCCGGTTAACGATCTGGGATGGTAGCTCCACGTGCTACAGTCTTTGTTGATATAAAATCACAGGCCGATCGTAGTAACTTCATTCTATTCTTTCGATAAAGCTAGCCCCAATTGTATCCCGACGGGAGTTGATAAATAATTGTGAACGTACAGCTTGTCGTGCAACTGAATCAGAAGTTCGTTTTTTATTCTTATCAAATAGTTCCCCTGGATGGGATCTCAAATGCAGACTATACTTAAATTCATTTTCTGAAAATACAAAGTCAACATTGAGAGTGCTATCAACCTCAATTCTATTCGATTGTATTACCATAGCATAACGTTGATTCATTGCAGTATATGTTGTCCAGGCATTTATGATATAAGTGCTTGTGTCAATTCCAGTAATCCTGTAATATCCTGTAGAATCTGATATCACCCTGAGTGAATCTCCAAGTGATAACCCATACTTATCGTTTAGAAAAATGGTGGCATTACTTATCGGTTTAGCAGTTTCCAACGAAACCACATATCCGTAAATATTATTTTGGGCTTTGCCAGAATGAGTAACGAAAAGTAAAACGGTCCCAAGCAGCAATAATTTCTTCATTTTAAGTGAATACTGAATTCATAATGGATAATCTACAAGACACAAAGGATAACAGGTCATTACCATATAACAAAGATTATTGGACGGTTCGCGTCCGTATGCCATAGGCTTCCTGCGGATTGCGGACCAACAGCTGATTGATTTCATCATCCGTAAATCCATTTTCCCGAAGGGCAGGGAGGAGGTACTCAATGATATCGGTGTACTCACGGAAATCTCCGCCGTTTTCCTCATCCGGATTGTAATAGCCGGCATCGTGGGAGATCAACACCCTGTCTAACAAGCCGGCTACTTTAAGATCAGTAAGACGTTCCACAAACCAATCGATACTGTCATCTTCGCCTTCCTCTTCTTTATCGGCTGCTACAGATGGATCATAGCTGAAATTATCCAGTGATATCCAGGCCCCTTCTTTACCAAGTTCAATCTGCTTTTCGAGTGTGCCTCCCTGTGCATGGGTCCATACCCAGGCCGAAGGGGATAAGTCCATCTCTTTAAGCAGATCTACCTGCGCCTGTGCCGGCTGGTCGCCCGGAGAGTGAGAAACAATCGTCAATCCCGTTTCCTGATGGGTAAGGCCTGCCGCCCGGACAATCTTTTGGTGCAGCTCGGATAAAGGCCCTTCGCCTTTGACAGAAATTTTTATAAAGCCCGGACGGATGCCCGTGTCCTC
This genomic interval carries:
- the can gene encoding carbonate dehydratase — encoded protein: MDTLQSLLDQNKEWAKTQKEKNPELFERLSKGQQPNLLWIGCSDSRVPANQIMDLPPGEMFVHRNIANMVVHSDLNLLSVLQYAVEALEVEHIVVCGHYGCGGVKAALEDQKLGLIDNWLEYIRDVARLHSDQLQVLSFDEKHDLLCELNVQEQVKNIAETNIVTDAWEQRDNLTVHGWIYNLENGRLKDLDVSVKSTG
- a CDS encoding 6-bladed beta-propeller, whose product is MEMRRLFPFVIFFFLASCTSNSVPDEVIHPVPDKLPPDENISFTIDIEAAQESREIPDFSGNIHSSIDQDASGSELYELEDVTIDGNGYVYTRTLESNSIEVYDFDGNYHYTIGREGRGPGEFTNLRAMDFDPSYENLYVLEMNEIEIFSRSEYGQFEPTNTIYHGLNLPADICVLRDNIYVSGMSLSTLDAPSAPNDPLSIFQFKDASIHSFNVDSGEHTDSFGQTYNSYSGNPIADANLSRTFLSCNETTNTIVGLFANYGYFFGYDLQGESKWISKVNNFKSLKIRETGIHSPTPGYGGVPNSTADFFTPFRETDLQMELIQIIRDDAEVSTLYLDSETGELIFGGSSSIIPVSKTQNVGATITLHDDEYHSMSIQTIEFE
- a CDS encoding phosphotriesterase family protein; translated protein: MNISYSLSTLLFSFFLLSIGFTACQQSDEAPEETYPVMTVTGEISSEDMGTTLIHEHVLVDWIGADSTGYHRWDRDAVVERVLQFINEAKKQGVETMLETTPAYLGRDPVLLQQLSKRSGVQILTNTGYYGAVDNNFMPEHAWEETARELADRWIDEFENGIEDTGIRPGFIKISVKGEGPLSELHQKIVRAAGLTHQETGLTIVSHSPGDQPAQAQVDLLKEMDLSPSAWVWTHAQGGTLEKQIELGKEGAWISLDNFSYDPSVAADKEEEGEDDSIDWFVERLTDLKVAGLLDRVLISHDAGYYNPDEENGGDFREYTDIIEYLLPALRENGFTDDEINQLLVRNPQEAYGIRTRTVQ